CGCGTTGCCCGGCCTGCGTCCGCACGTGGTGCTGCTCGACCTCGGCATGCCGGAGATGGACGGCTTCGAGGTGGCGCGCCGCATCCGCGCCGATCCCACACAGGCCGGCGTGCGCATCGTCGCGCTGACCGGCTGGGGGCAGGAGAGCGACCGCGAACGCACGCGCGGGGCTGGGTTCGATTTTCATCTCACCAAACCGGTCGACCTGGCCATGCTGCACGCGTGGCTCGGGACGTGAGGCGCAGCGTTCAACCCGCGCCGGCACGGAACGCCTTGCGATACGCCGCCGGCGACGTCTGCAGCGCCGCGCGGAAGTGCTGGCGCAGCGACAGCGCGGACCCGAAGCCCGCTTCCCTGGCAACCGCTTCGACGGCCGCATCGCCGGTCTCCAGCATCCAGCGCGCGTGCGCCAGCCGCTGGGCCAGCAGCCATTGCTTGAACGACGTCCCTGTCGCCTGGCGGAAGTGACGTGTGAAGTTACGCCGGCTCATGGCCGCGCGCTGCGCCAGGTCGTCGATGGCGTGGTCCTCGGCCAGGTGCCGCGTCACCCAGTCGAGCACCGCGGACAGCCGGCCGCCGGTGCTCGACACGGGCAGCGGCCGTTCGATGAACTGGGCCTGGCCCCCTTGCCGGTGCGGCGCGACGACGAGCATGCGTGCCACGTGATTCGCGGCGTCCGCGCCGCACAGCCGGCGCATCAGGTGCAGGCAGCAGTCGATGCCGGCCGCCACGCCCGCGGACGTCAGCACGTCGCCGTCGTCCACGTACAGCACGTCCGGATCGACCTTGACGCGCGGGTGGCGGCGCGCCAGTTCGGGCGCCACGGCCCAGTGCGTGGCGGCCGGGCGGCCGTCCAGCAGGCCCGCCTCGGCCACCGGGAACGCGCCCAGGCACAGCGCGACGATGCAGGCGCCGCGTGCGTGCGCCGCGCGCAGAGCCTGCAGCAGCGCGGGTGGCGCCGGGCGGCAGTCGTCGTACCAGGCGGGCATGACGACGAT
This genomic stretch from Massilia putida harbors:
- a CDS encoding GlxA family transcriptional regulator, which encodes MPRSAPVSYRVAVIAFDGMTPFHLAVPCLVFSGRPGADARSRFELTVCGAGPEVPLTTSAGFCIVPRHGLEALADADIVVMPAWYDDCRPAPPALLQALRAAHARGACIVALCLGAFPVAEAGLLDGRPAATHWAVAPELARRHPRVKVDPDVLYVDDGDVLTSAGVAAGIDCCLHLMRRLCGADAANHVARMLVVAPHRQGGQAQFIERPLPVSSTGGRLSAVLDWVTRHLAEDHAIDDLAQRAAMSRRNFTRHFRQATGTSFKQWLLAQRLAHARWMLETGDAAVEAVAREAGFGSALSLRQHFRAALQTSPAAYRKAFRAGAG